The nucleotide window tgataaaataaaatataaataatttagaaattaaattatttttttagtctataggagtttttaatctttttcccCTGGCTTTTAAATATCCGACTAATTAAACGCGTGAAATCGAATAATAATAGTAAGGAAAAAATATCCATTAGGAAGAGCAACAATAGTGCATATCAAGCTCCGAACATTATGGGTATTCAATTACcttttttattaacattaaaaatcttttaatacatTTCTATTGAATGACTAAACTGTAAAAGTGCACTTAATTACTCcataattaattctttaattgcaaagtaaataaaataaacttctctgttaaaaaaactttttttttacgataaattaaatattaaaagattattGTGATCTTCTTTAATCACGTTTatcttattctttttaattttggacGAGTTTATCGGATTTGTAGttaagttaatatttaattgactTACAAAATTAAGAATCATTCAGCATAtctattttatgttttgaataaaatattacGGTAATACAGTGACATCATTAGGAGGATGTTATTTTATGaagttgtttttcatccaaGTGTATTTACATATCATTTCGTGCCGCATTTATATACGGTCGAGATACAGTGTTAAACATTTGACCTTTATATTATAGGAAAAAGTCAGGAAAGCTAGCATTCACTTTGGGGTGTCATTAAATCAATTACTTTTTCTAGTCAATTTGTTAAGCTTTTCACGCtaaaaagaaattcaatttaCATGGAAGGTTAATAACCTAATTTAAGTACTATTGGAATCTTGATATTCGTGGATGTGCTCTCTTGCGTATCACTCTCTTAAATATAGCATtgcatttaattctttaatttgtataattctTTGTGTTTATTATTACTCCATTTCAAAGAAATCtgtcatttttattaaattcttgtaaatatatttaatgagattttattaagatattttaaataaacttacATATCGGGCTTTAATTGCTTTTGCATATATTTTTGGTTTGCTTCACTTTTTCAATGAGACATAAAGACATTACAAAAAATATGTCACCATGAAAATATATGATTGATATCGACTCTGAAAAATCACCATGTAAAGATGATTGGTATCAACTTCGATTAAAACCTTTATGTAAAATGGTTGATATAGACTCAGAAAAAGATAATCTATTAACTCGATTTTCGAAGGTATATTCTACAAAGTCAATTATGAACTTGATTTTTGAATTGAGTATGCTAAGAATTCAATCATAAAATATCAAGCCACTAAATCGGATTAAGAGCAAATATGCACAATGTATTTCCTTTTTAATGATTAAGTTATTCATTTAGTTATTGCACAAGTGCACACAACTCATTAAGTTATTAACTCAGTTTGTCAATAAGTATaatcatttattaaataaacttaGATTTCTAAAGAGTATTCAACAAGCTCAATTATGAAATATCACTTGCTATCTTGGTTTTAGAATGAGAGCTTTACAAACTCAATTATCAAACATCACTTACTATCTTGATTTTATAATGGGTACTTTACGAATTCAATTATGAAATATCACTCGCTATCTCGATTTTAGAACGAGTGCTTTACGAATTCAATTATGAAGTATTAACTCACAATCTCGGTTTTATATCGAGTACTTCACAAATTCAACTATGAAATGATTAAGTTATTAGCTCGATTATAGAATGAGTACAcacaaattgtttcattttaaattattaagttattAACTCTGTTTTAAAACATGCACAcgcaaattgtttcattttaaatGAAAGTTATTAGCTCGATTTTAAAACAAGTACACACAaatcatttcattttaaattttaagttattaacTCGATTTTAAAACGAGTATACAcaaattatttcatttcaatGTTAAGTAATTAACTCAATTTCATGAGTAcacaaataaattcattttgatGTTAAGTTATTAACTTGATTTTTCATATGAATATACATGAATTTACTATACCGGCCAGCCCCTGACTGACCCACGACTTCAAGCCTCTTTGTGCTTAGGCACTCAAGACTAGAGACCAATCCACGACTTTAAGTATCTTTGTGTTTAGGCACTCAAGGCTAGAGGACCATGTATCATACAAGTCGTTTGTTAACTGATCCAAGACTTCTCTCACATGGCTTAGTCTTTGTCGATTGGTTTTTGATAAGTCCTTACTAATAACGGTAAACCATTCTTATAACCCCCCCGGAGCTATAATAATTGCCCAAAAACCATTATAAGACACCTATAATAATGATTAGCTAGGAGTTAAAGGTAGAGGCGACCGCTTGAAAGCTTAGGAGGAGGCCGTGTCTATAAGAACCCCGAGGACAAAGTTGAGAAGGTAGATTATAGTAGTCTCAATTGAATGCTTTTGGACTAGGTATCGTAAATATTGTGGAAAACTTAGTTACAAGAACACCTatcaaattgaaattgaattggATTGAATCGTTTTTTTTATCTACCAATATTGGTTAGTATTAGATTTTGTTAGAATGTTATTGAAGAGATTCGACTCCGGAACCTCTTCTTCCTTTCCCCTTCTTCTTTTAACCCTTAAACTCTTCTTCTCAACCATCAAGTGGATCTTATAATCATCTAAATGATAagttaacaaaatcaaaataattggattgaattttttttggttgaatGACCTATTTGgttctttactttatttttaatttaatttgattctttatcttatttttttggttcaattttgtttttttatctttataaattttctatctaatctgttatcttaattttttttggttaaaataaattatttgtccaaataaaataaaaaactaaataaatcctttatcttaattttttaactgaTTTCAGTTCAATTGCTAACAGTCTAGTATTTGGCCATATGGTAACGCATgtggaagataaaaaaaaactgaaaatgtaACATGTGAACAAAAATGAACGGATGGAATGGAATGTGAAACTAACTTGACGAAATCCTCAAATGACAGATAAAACAACACTGTTACGCCCCATAATTCGAATTCAAAATACGACGTGATATTTCTGTCGCCGTTACGCGCTGTTTTTCTGCGCGCCAACACAGCCTGTCTCGCTCGCTCTTcaatataaacattaaaataacaacaacacacgagaaaaatatttttttttccgagaataaaagaaggaaaaagggaaagaaaaggacAAGCGTGAAGTGCTTCTAAGATTAACCCTTTGTTTGATTACCGCattggtctctctctctctctctcattatcTCACTGCGATTCACTCTagtgagagaaagaagagaaggaaacacACGCAGAGTTTAAAATGGCTCTGCGCACCCTCTCTTCGCTGCAATGAagaaacgttttttttttcttctccgaAGAAGAAAAATGGCTCTCGGCGACGATGCGCAGCACCACTCTCACTCTCCCTCGTTCCTCGATTCCCTTCTCTGCGAAGAGCGAGAAACGTTCGAGGAAGACTTTGACGCGAACGGTGACGAGTGCGAGACCGAAAACAACGACCCCTCTGTGATAAAGTCGCAACCTTTGCCCTTGGTTTTGTACGACAATGACCTGTTCTGGGAAGACGACGAGCTCGTGTCGTTAATCGCGAAAGAGGGAGAGACCCATTTGCGTTCTTTTTCTGATGGGGCCCTGGAAGGGCCTCGTGTTGAAGCTGTGAACTGGGTTTCGAAAGTTTCTGGGCACTATGGGTTCTCTgctttgaccactgttcttGCTGTTAACTACTTCGATAGGTTCATCACAAGTTTGAAGTTTCAGAGGGACAAGCCGTGGATGACACAGCTCGCTGCTGTTGCTTGTTTGTCCCTTGCTGCGAAAACAGAAGAGACCCATGTGCCACTCCTCTTGGACCTTCAAGTATGCTTTTGCCTTTGAGATTATGAAGCCTAGGTGTTTGTTCATatgactttttcttttgttttgtttcttatgcATTGGTATTTGGTTTTTTTTGGTTAGGTGGAGGAGTCAAGGTTTGTGTTTGAGGCAAAGACTATTCAGAGAATGGAGCTGCTGGTGCTGTCAACTCTTAAGTGGAGGATGCTTCCGGTGACCCCAATTTCCTTCTTTGAACACATTGTGAGAAGGCTTGGTTTGAAAAGTCGCTTGCATTGGGAGTTTCTGTGGCGTTGTGAGCGGGTTCTTCTCAATATCATTGCGGGTATGCAAcattttgtagtttggatttaaTGCTAATTAGTGAGACACTAGATAGATACTCCATTCATGTTAAGCCAATCGGGGTTGTGCCATTATGATTGCTGATTTCTGTATATGGAATGTCATAAATTGTTGTCAGATTCAAGGGTTATGAGTTATCTTCCTTCTACATTGGCTGCTGCGACAATGATCCATGTTATTAAAGAAATTGAATCATTTAATGCGACTGAGTACATTGATCAGCTTCTGGGTTTACTAAAGATTAGCGAGGTTTGTCTCTTAAACTTTGGTTCTGTGTCTGTCTTGAATTTTCAAATCTGTTATTGATTTGGTGAGTAATTGGAAAATGTTGGTGGTGATCTTACAGGAACAAGTGAACAAGTGCTACAGAATCATACAGAAACTATTAGGTTGCCATGAAGGCATTTACGGCCTTCCCCAGAAATGCAAGCGACTATCTGAATTGGGTAGCCCGAGTGCTGTTACTGATGCATCTTTCAGTTGTGATAGCTCAAATGATTCATGGGCCGTGTCATCATCAGTCTCACTTTCACTGGAGCCGCAGTTGAAGAGGAGAAGATCTCAGGACCAGCAAATGCGATTGCCTTCTGTTAGTCGTGTGTCAATTGATGTTCTTAATAGCCCTCATTAATAATGATCTTAGTATTTACTT belongs to Glycine soja cultivar W05 chromosome 5, ASM419377v2, whole genome shotgun sequence and includes:
- the LOC114412428 gene encoding cyclin-D3-2-like codes for the protein MKKRFFFLLRRRKMALGDDAQHHSHSPSFLDSLLCEERETFEEDFDANGDECETENNDPSVIKSQPLPLVLYDNDLFWEDDELVSLIAKEGETHLRSFSDGALEGPRVEAVNWVSKVSGHYGFSALTTVLAVNYFDRFITSLKFQRDKPWMTQLAAVACLSLAAKTEETHVPLLLDLQVEESRFVFEAKTIQRMELLVLSTLKWRMLPVTPISFFEHIVRRLGLKSRLHWEFLWRCERVLLNIIADSRVMSYLPSTLAAATMIHVIKEIESFNATEYIDQLLGLLKISEEQVNKCYRIIQKLLGCHEGIYGLPQKCKRLSELGSPSAVTDASFSCDSSNDSWAVSSSVSLSLEPQLKRRRSQDQQMRLPSVSRVSIDVLNSPH